The Aricia agestis chromosome 22, ilAriAges1.1, whole genome shotgun sequence DNA segment GATGAAAAACTtatcatttaaataaattactgaTTTATTACATGTCTTAAAATatagtcatttttatttttattattcagcTAAGTTTCAGCCAGTTTCTCAAAATTATTCAGCCAAGTCCAACAGCTTTTTATTGACTTCTATAAAGTTCTAAGCCTAAGTTTTAAAGCTTTTTACAAATTCCATCATTTTATACAGAAACACGTACTTAcaactaaaataacaataaaatataattaactactTCTTATAACAATAATGCCTTAGATAACATAATAATACCTTAGAATAATGACCACAAAAGATTTGTACCCAAAAATTCTCCTTGCTGGAGAAAAtggttaaatataaaataataaatcgtTATTTCATTTCAAGGCTCAAAAAAACTTGTTTTCTGTTACTAACCTACACAGAATTATATTGCTATAGTTCTATGTAAACTATAATAGATAATATGATATGCACAATGCTCACATAACATTTTGCAATATTCGATATTCCAACACGTGGACTAGAAATCGTCTAAGAAATAATGGCATAAATCGTTTCAAACTCAAAAAATAAGTCAATGCAATATACAGCGTGTCCAGTAAATAGTGCGACATACTACAGGGGGTGATACGGTGATAGCTGGGATCATTacctacaaaaaaaacacaatttatgttCAGCAAAATGTTACGGATTTAAAGttatacaacatttgaaaaaaatcgaTAAATCTCTACCTTTAGACAGATTTATTAGTATATCGCCAAGAAAAAAATCCTTTTCTAGTatttttttacgtcaaattaTTCCTGAATAGTTAGTCTACTTATTGACAAGTCGTTTTTTAATCAAAAACGTTTACTTTTTAAGATATACtactttattgttttaattttcgcAGAATGATTTTTTatcacttaactttaacctttagtagtgaaaaaaaattgtatgtgaGCGTTTTATACAATAAGCTTAAAAAGTTGCCTGTTTAATGGTGATTTCGAAAAGCTACAAATACTAGTGGatattcatttttaaattatcaaaaatatttattttaacacaGCAGCAAGCCCAAATGAGCCTGAGAAGACTTAAAAGCTCATTTCTCAAAAGATGTCGTGCATGTATCAGGGCACAAGGGAGGTAATTTGAGCACTTATTGtgatttattgtttaaataaaaaaaaaaatataaaattcctgttttttattattatcacattaTCCCTCGAGACTAAATTAACAGTCTGGTTGGCCGTGGATTAATTATTGTGTAATTTACCTAGATCGTGAAAAAACCAGACACaaagcttatctattgttatcgcggccgcatgtggccgcttgggagttgatggattaaaataaatattttcgatAATTTAAAATGATTATCCACTAATATTGTACCTTTTCGAAATCACCATTAAACAGGCAACTTTTTAAGCTTATTGTACAAAACGCtcacatacaattttttttcactactaaaggttaaagttaagtgatAAAAAATCATTCTgcgaaaattaaaacaataaagtaGTATATCTTAAAAAGTAAATGTTTTTGATTAAAAAACGACTTGTCAATAAGTAGACTAACTATTCAGGAAtaatttgacgtaaaaaaatACTAGAAAAGGATTTTTTTCTTGGCGATATACTAATAAATCTGTCTGAAGGTAGAGATTTAtcgatttttttcaaatgttgtgTAACTTTAAATCCGTAACATTTTACTGaacataaattgtgtttttttggtAGGTAATGATCCCAGCTATCACCCCCTGCAGTATGTCGCACTATTTACTGGACACGCTGTATAGCAACATTgctattttttcttttctttaaaaaatacagtAAACGTACATCTTCAGATAATCTATTGCGGAAAATCCTTCACTGTATCTGCCGAAGAAAAACATTTGCTGGGACATAACAATGTAGCTATACTGGATTATGGCAATTATTCACGACTCATTTTTATGCACAGGCACTCCATCTAAATCAACTTCTGTGCTTGGAATGAGCGGTGGCTTAAAGCCGTATTCGATTCTTAAGTTGGCAACCTTGGGCGTTCTGTCAGATTTTCGAACACGATCGTTCGAATTTGAATTCCATTGGTCGACGTTATTCTTCAATGGCGGCGGGCCGTAGTAGACttcatttgaatttggaacgaACAACGGTTTTTTATTTTCCGTTGCGTTTAAATATTGGAAGGAGGATGCGTATTGGTTGCCCCATAGAGTGCTTTGTATGGGCACATTTTGATAATTCTTCTGGTCCAGAACTTGTACCTGGTAATGCCTCTGCGATTCAGCCTGTTGGTTATTCTGTTGCATATATTCCTGAGGTTTTAAATAGTTTTGAGTGGTATATCCCAAGCCGTAGTATAAGTATGCCGGTTCGACTCTCTCAAACTGGTAAGGATGGTCAGGTTTTTGCTTTTCATTGTACCTACCGTCAACTTCCACGGGGTAAGGTACCTTCTTTTCAACGATCTTCTCAACCGGGTACGGAACACGCTTTTCGACGGGATACGGTCTGTCGACATATTTTGTGATGTAGACTGGTTTGTCGACGATTTTTTCGACTTTAACAGGATATGGTACCTGTACTGGTACTTTCTTCTCTACTATATGTTCCACGTGGACGGGGTAAGGTACTTTTCTTTCTACGATTCGATCTACTGGGTAAGGTCTAGGCACTTCTACGGGAACTGGTTGGGGCACTTTGATATGTACCGGCTTTTCAACAACTTTAGTCACATGTACAGGTTTTTCAACAATCCTGTCAACTGGATAAGGAACTCGTTTTTCAACTGGATACGGAACTGGGACTTGCACCTCGTGTGGTACCGGGTACGGGACTCGTTTCTCAACAGGATACGGTACAGGGACTTCTTTTTCAACTACTTTTTCTACTGGTACCTGCTTTTCATACGGTACAGGTACCGCCACTGGCGTTTCTATGCCGATTGGATATAGTACCTTCTTCTCCACTGGTACCTCAATACCCACAGGCACCGCTACCGGTGTTGGTACCGGTACTTGATGGATCATTTGCTTCTCAATCACTTTTTCCACAGGAAAAGGGACGTGTACCGGTCTATCTACGTAAACCTTCCTTTCCACTGGGTAAGGTACTCTCACTTCAACGGGAAAAGGTTGTAGGACTTCGACCGGGTAGGGCTTGTCTACGTACCGAGTTACTTCCACTGGTTTCTCGACTATTCTCTCAAAATGTACCGGTATTGGTACCGGTCTGTCTACTGGTACATGTTTTACAACCTCATAAGGCGTCGGATATGGTACCTCCTTTTCTATAAACCTGTCCACGTATGTAGTAACTGGTACTTGTTTTTCAATAACGATCGGTtgaattattttatcttttatatcttgatcgtaataattattatagccgTTGCTTTTATCGATCGCTTGCACTTGAACTTCGCTTCTTATATTCTCACTACTATCTATATCTTCCTTAGAATTATCATCGTTTTCATTCGTATCATAATCTGAATTTTTCGACTCCTTGTAATCATTATTTCTGTCTTGGTTTAATGATGCGACGTATCTCTGATATAACGATTTAACTAAACCTAACGGGCTCTCTGTGTTACTTCTTCCTTCGTCCAAATACTCGTGATACTCAACCTCGTTTATATGTGTGATGTCTAGTGGCACCGATTTTTGTATTTCAACGATAACTTTCTGTTTGTGTGGACTCTCCACTGTTTCTGAGACAAACTCACTGTCCGATCCTTCGTGATCTTCCAGTGAATTGTAAACATCACTATCATTAGAATTTAGAAGCCTTAACGCTACAGTTATAGGTGCTAAGTAGCTCGG contains these protein-coding regions:
- the LOC121738115 gene encoding uncharacterized protein LOC121738115; translation: MWLRLLFWCSGWSAVWTQNTVQSGDGAHWGWQVSNAGAETLGHYYVKLPQAEQAVRYSADGGGYHGALAVVTAGPGYTTTTNFALGRRAIELAQAPFYQQTNNTVELQQDQPVDIYLLQQPTNQIYQQVPYQFGTITDLYPDSQRNPFYINFQLENKQNNEQKQQQNVKIEESNDKYEVNENGPVVQVFKDKNCLNDDKKHESNLQKNTQVIVDTPEYNEQNGNFGARENKQETTSRSDRLYYSTEYSPTTTARTVSFTEDEGISRLVASTQDLVSNDDLLRINHAAEKFTSAASDDFIRPQRRQKNAIDRKNRFLVTAKFGNVDQSQEDATPRTSGFKFASPIVVEDFSFDDYKDQIVNNLKTTVGPYIEKGYEIVGVKSTFENNTDNRNYNAEVAITPRPVGPSYLAPITVALRLLNSNDSDVYNSLEDHEGSDSEFVSETVESPHKQKVIVEIQKSVPLDITHINEVEYHEYLDEGRSNTESPLGLVKSLYQRYVASLNQDRNNDYKESKNSDYDTNENDDNSKEDIDSSENIRSEVQVQAIDKSNGYNNYYDQDIKDKIIQPIVIEKQVPVTTYVDRFIEKEVPYPTPYEVVKHVPVDRPVPIPVHFERIVEKPVEVTRYVDKPYPVEVLQPFPVEVRVPYPVERKVYVDRPVHVPFPVEKVIEKQMIHQVPVPTPVAVPVGIEVPVEKKVLYPIGIETPVAVPVPYEKQVPVEKVVEKEVPVPYPVEKRVPYPVPHEVQVPVPYPVEKRVPYPVDRIVEKPVHVTKVVEKPVHIKVPQPVPVEVPRPYPVDRIVERKVPYPVHVEHIVEKKVPVQVPYPVKVEKIVDKPVYITKYVDRPYPVEKRVPYPVEKIVEKKVPYPVEVDGRYNEKQKPDHPYQFERVEPAYLYYGLGYTTQNYLKPQEYMQQNNQQAESQRHYQVQVLDQKNYQNVPIQSTLWGNQYASSFQYLNATENKKPLFVPNSNEVYYGPPPLKNNVDQWNSNSNDRVRKSDRTPKVANLRIEYGFKPPLIPSTEVDLDGVPVHKNES